A stretch of Plasmodium chabaudi chabaudi strain AS genome assembly, chromosome: 14 DNA encodes these proteins:
- a CDS encoding bax inhibitor 1, putative has protein sequence MYNSDGNNAGSTYGAVYNQGGYGYNNEKEQGTKDYYNSKSQATPPNGGLYDEHSLNEYTSTKIRHGFIKKVYSILSLQLLLTFGVSTLAVLYKPFNLFLITNHVLFVVLGMAFSLPIMLALICFPNVARKYPQNYFILLAITIGITIIVALTSAIINSEVFFYSLGTTSVVVIGLTIFAFQTKWDFTGWYVYVFISFIILLFIGILAIFIRNRIFNLIFAGLNALVLSVSIIVDTQLIIGGKHKKFEFTVDDYIFATLSLYMDIVDLFLSIASIFSNTK, from the coding sequence atgtataattcAGACGGAAATAACGCTGGCTCAACTTATGGAGCTGTATATAATCAAGGCGGCTATGGCTATaacaatgaaaaagaaCAAGGAACTAAAGACTATTATAATTCGAAAAGTCAAGCTACCCCACCTAATGGCGGATTATATGATGAACATTCTCTTAACGAATATACATCAACAAAAATAAGACAtggatttattaaaaaagtttactcaatattatcattacaACTTCTTTTAACCTTTGGAGTTTCAACATTAGctgttttatataaaccCTTTAACCTCTTTTTAATAACCAATCATGTATTATTTGTCGTATTAGGAATGGCATTCAGTTTACCAATAATGCTTGCATTAATTTGTTTCCCAAATGTTGCAAGAAAATATccacaaaattattttatattattagcaATAACTATAGGAATAACAATAATTGTTGCATTAACTAGTGCTATCATAAATTCAGAAGTGTTTTTCTATTCGCTAGGGACAACATCGGTTGTAGTTATAGGGCTTACTATATTTGCATTCCAAACAAAATGGGATTTTACAGGATGGtatgtatatgtttttatatcattcataatattattatttattggaatcttagctatttttattagaaacagaatatttaatttaatctTTGCTGGTCTTAATGCCCTTGTATTATCTGTATCTATTATTGTTGACACACAACTAATTATTGGAGgcaaacataaaaaattcgaATTTACAGTTGATGATTATATCTTTGCTACCTTATCCTTATATATGGACATTGttgatttatttctttctatagcatcaattttttcaaacacaaaataa